A single region of the Plasmodium malariae genome assembly, chromosome: 7 genome encodes:
- the DGK1 gene encoding diacylglycerol kinase, putative: MEDFAYVDKNVYINVLMLLLKKTKEYFIGIGILKLLFCVCIICISIFFAKRKNKKKRKINIYLQLNESGCTNGEDVVVLDYNKRSTTKEEAGLKERSSKLCEYVKVHEKKNHFYRLSYSSHVFDLRTINRIELCNVCNENIYAFIFFKKNIFECIMCRNKCHIECAPNCNLMSCKTSVFFKNKHKFIKVRNNLWNNKCSICNKKFSFFSLYIFIKRYIYKCIWCNKCFHVKCVNKHFSKRRIKDAKNEHKNIVCTYNNNKYLLYPYEVFIKENVLIDFLIHAYNKVTEEETKKDDILFSYNSLNNYGMDQIDNKKKIVEKREDMMMMPHKTLAKDTKELLYFDYVINPLKKLKRYKNVNCKKKNIIIPVHINFILNFFPIHLPIYQVRSSKKFFLIFVNVKSGGQTGKNLYQELLMHFNPIQIISIRNQKNVLNALNMYKEMFYLNKVILLLCGGDGTISIFVDTLIKFFSSQLVYDSKKEKKKNTHVGNTNENIFFIRGLFLNKTIKNIKEKLKHNKDMLRKKWNNKGNTQMNKDSNIFSIRESEEKTIKTDDSTMNERRTEDVLLFRDHPRAHKGEHLTISGECVGSRSAYYSPAAPLVSSTSSAHAAFSAVNYFHSDVHNNDIIDEVGRGTPNAGANMDINTDLNSDMNSDMNSGMNSGMNCGINRGINSGMNSEVISGLNSDLSIDLKNDLNNLDKWKKRNKYNYILKKLKKFKKKSTKEEDICRESTIKSFPNGNSMTDNCKSSNPLIYRKKEENNGDSYLSTKGVENERMYKNILYHDYKEKTASTCFSTKTGLNETSVSYYREGEEIFSAYINNVNGTNNCNRCYNSICDKCRVNKDDHLGNENNNKGNNHNGKENVKNASEQRKYIKKNKNKTKESLHIKEVPYANDSDNNSVYKIDNGYKIIVRKRDGETRVVGDQYNCSKKEVVCSTQTEEGKGQGLELELGQEIKLGEEVKLVKEKKGEKRKKKKLSLESCISNTPIGILPLGTGNDLSISLGWGSGYNNGLFFYLNKIKNSKNELVDIWNIKGYDLDKNIILNNSFINYFDIGIISRLALHFDNIRKKFPHFFNSRIGNKILYGEIGFRDFFFNTYKYKLNENIKIYCDGKKINIDEDLESVCLINIPHFLGGVKIWKEDELEKNYYSDVEREQQHRGEGEEEDGNEDVDVDIIDDIDTDGDIDMHDKVDKKKKAKLKLSSNKVSSLGCPKHIHDYDSFSYNDDVRAERHSRSCHPKLNKNIDNSYRAGKKGVTKRCAYKYYDKHEYALPELKKNYESIKKQEKKSEDNEESPKNDKPLDCSNIYKSYRLDFYKQKKGQQKFRKQRTDDKVIEVIGFRNMFHLVQVQIGMSKAIKLCQGSDIVVKIDKKFIESKNKMYFQYDGEPAFLNIHKLHFTHKCQCLFLSPKTPI, translated from the exons ATGGAAGATTTCGCATATGTTGACAAAAATGTGTACATAAATGTTCTTATgctacttttaaaaaaaacaaaggaatattttataggaattggtattttaaaattactattttgtgtatgtataatatgtattagcattttttttgcaaaaagaaaaaataaaaaaaagcggaaaattaatatatatttacagtTAAATGAGAGCGGGTGTACTAACGGAGAAGACGTTGTAGTGTtagattataataaaaggaGCACTACTAAAGAGGAAGCTGGATTAAAAGAAAGAAGTTCAAAACTATGCGAATATGTAAAAGTACATGAAAAGAAGAATCATTTTTATCGTTTATCATACAGCTCACATGTATTTGATTTGAGGACGATAAACCGAATAGAGTTATGTAATGTGTgcaatgaaaatatatatgcatttattttttttaaaaaaaatatatttgaatgtATTATGTGCAGAAACAAATGTCATATAGAATGTGCTCCAAATTGTAATTTAATGAGTTGTAAAACAagtgtattttttaaaaataaacataaatttataaaagttcgaaataatttatggaataataaatgctctatatgtaataaaaaattttctttcttttcgctttatatttttataaaacgatatatttataaatgtatatggtGTAATAAATGTTTCCATGTAAAATGtgtaaataaacatttttctaaaagaagaattaaaGATGCTAAAAATGAacacaaaaatatagtatgtacatataataataataaatacttaCTATACCCTTATGAAGTATTTATTAAGGAAAATGTGTTAATAGATTTCttaatacatgcatataataaagtaacagaggaagaaacaaaaaaagatgatattttgtttagttataattctttaaataattatggtATGGACCAAATTGATAACAAAAAGAAGATAGTAGAAAAAAGGGAAGATATGATGATGATGCCACATAAAACATTAGCAAAAGACACGAAAGAActtctttattttgattatgttattaatcctttgaaaaaattaaaaagatataaaaatgtgaactgtaaaaaaaagaatattattattcctgtacatattaattttatattaaatttttttccaatCCATTTACCTATTTACCAAGTGAGAAgtagtaaaaaattttttttaatatttgttaatGTAAAAAGTGGAGGACAAACtggtaaaaatttatatcaaGAACTGTTAATGCATTTTAATCCTATACAAATTATAAGTATAAGAAATCAAAAAAATGTGTTGAACGCtcttaatatgtataaagaaatgttttatttaaataaagtcATTCTGTTATTATGTGGTGGAGATGGTACTATAAGTATTTTTGTCGAtactttaattaaatttttctcaAGTCAATTAGTTTATGActcaaaaaaggaaaaaaaaaaaaatactcatGTAGGAAAcacaaatgaaaatatattcttcattagaggtttgtttttaaataaaacgatcaaaaatataaaagaaaaattaaaacacaACAAAGATAtgttaaggaaaaaatggaataacaAAGGAAATACCCAAATGAATAAAGATTCCAATATATTTTCCATAAGAGAAAGCGAAGAAAAAACTATCAAAACTGATGATAGCACAATGAATGAACGAAGGACAGAAGATGTGCTTTTGTTTAGGGATCACCCGCGTGCCCATAAGGGGGAGCATCTTACTATAAGTGGGGAATGTGTGGGTAGTAGGAGTGCATATTACTCTCCCGCTGCTCCTTTAGTATCTTCCACTTCTTCTGCCCATGCTGCTTTCTCTGCTGTGAACTATTTTCATAGTGATGTTCATAATAATGATATCATTGATGAAGTAGGCAGGGGGACGCCAAACGCGGGTGCAAATATGGACATAAACACGGATCTGAATAGTGACATGAATAGTGACATGAATAGCGGCATGAATAGCGGCATGAATTGCGGCATAAATAGAGGCATAAATAGCGGCATGAACAGCGAAGTGATTAGCGGCCTTAACAGTGACCTGAGTATCGACTTGAAGAACGACCTGAATAATCTAgataaatggaaaaagaggaataaatacaattacatccttaaaaaattaaaaaagtttaagAAGAAAAGTACCAAAGAAGAAGATATTTGCAGAGAGAGTACCATAAAGAGTTTTCCAAATGGAAACTCAATGACAGATAATTGTAAAAGTAGTAATCCTTtaatttatagaaaaaaagaagaaaataatggAGACTCTTATTTATCTACCAAAGGGGTAGAAAATGAAAggatgtataaaaatattctttaccATGATTACAAGGAAAAGACAGCATCGACATGTTTCAGTACTAAAACGGGATTGAATGAAACTTCAGTATCCTATTACAGAGAGGGAGAAGAAATATTCAGTGCATACATCAACAATGTGAATGGTACTAATAATTGTAACAGGTGTTATAATAGCATATGTGATAAGTGTCGCGTTAATAAGGATGATCACCTaggaaatgaaaataacaaCAAAGGTAACAATCATAATGGTAAGGAGAACGTTAAAAATGCAAGTGAACAGAGGAAGTATATaaagaagaataaaaataaaacaaaggaGAGTCTTCATATAAAGGAGGTGCCATATGCTAACGATAGTGATAATAATAGCGTATATAAAATTGATAATGGTTATAAGATTATCGTTCGAAAAAGAGATGGAGAAACTCGTGTGGTGGGTGATCAGTATAATTGTAGCAAAAAGGAAGTTGTATGTAGTACTCAAACGGAAGAGGGTAAAGGACAAGGCTTAGAGTTAGAATTGGGCCAAGAAATAAAACTGGGTGAAGAAGTAAAACTggtaaaggaaaaaaaaggggaaaagagaaaaaagaaaaaactcTCCCTCGAATCATGCATTTCCAACACACCCATAGGTATATTGCCACTAGGGACAGGAAATGATTTAAGTATCAGTTTGGGATGGGGCAGTGGGTATAACAAcggcctttttttttatttaaataaaataaaaaatagtaaaaatgaattagtTGATATATGGAATATAAAAGGGTATGACTTAGACAAAAAcatcattttaaataatagtttcattaattattttgacATCGGAATAATATCAAGATTAGCTTTACATTTTGACAATATTCGAAAAAAATttcctcatttttttaacagtCGAATaggtaataaaatattatatgggGAAATTGGATTTcgtgattttttttttaacacatataaatataaactaaatgaaaatattaaaatatattgtgatgggaaaaaaataaatattgatGAAGATTTAGAAAGTGTATGTCTCATAAATATACCGCATTTTTTGGGTGGGGTAAAGATATGGAAAGAGGACGAACtggaaaaaaattactacTCAGATGTAGAGAGGGAGCAGCAGCATAGGGGAGAAGGAGAAGAAGAGGATGGAAATGAAGATGTGGATGTAGATATAATTGATGATATAGATACCGACGGGGATATCGATATGCATGACAAAGTagacaagaaaaaaaaggcaaaattAAAGTTAAGTAGTAATAAAGTATCATCCCTTGGTTGCCCCAAGCACATACATGATTATGACAGCTTCTCATATAATGATGATGTTCGTGCGGAACGACATAGTAGGAGTTGTCATCctaaattaaataagaatatagataataGTTACAGAGCGGGGAAAAAAGGCGTTACAAAAAGGTgcgcatataaatattatgataaaCATGAATACGCATTGCCCGaattgaagaaaaattatgaatcTATTAAAAAACAGGAGAAGAAAAGTGAGGATAATGAGGAGAGTCCTAAAAATGACAAACCACTCGATTGtagtaacatatataaatcgTACAGACTAGATTTTTATAAACAGAAGAAAGGACAGCAAAAATTTCGTAAACAGAGGACCGATGATAAAGTTATTGAGGTAATTGGCTTTAGAAATATGTTCCACTTAGTTCAAGTGCAAATAGGAATGTCTAAAGCAATCAAATTATGCCAAGGGAGTGATATCGTTGTTAAAATAGATAAGAAGTTCATtgaaagcaaaaataaaatgtacttTCAGTATGATGGGGAACCCGCCTTTCTTAATATCCACAAGTTGCATTTTACGCATAA aTGCCAATGTTTGTTTTTGTCTCCAAAGACCCCAATTTGA
- the PmUG01_07042100 gene encoding zinc finger protein, putative, with translation MKNKEINFTRNYKEKNCIHNSRGRENMNSNSNSNSYSYSYSNSNSNSNSNSNSNSNSNSNSNSNSNSNSYSYSYSYSNSNSNSNSNSNNNNNNNNNNNNNNNNNNNNNNNNNNNNNNNNNNNITKSFDLNFGGSFKNANVNVNLKDELPRDRSVYSMNETCKNIPPSFGSEKSHIKLIDCNSYSHKRSSGNNYSNNNNYNVHLGNVNCYSNSVNSNGKTFFNKKQSMNFSLRINDAPSVNRQRGNLLSGNNKNDRTEKINSNNMIREIDRGNRRYNEKSRSNKTVEGDRINENAIRKEYHNRGYYNKPVYNSNSSKNYFNNNVKVYTNENNNDGNNNNGNNNNGNNNDGNNNNGNNNDGNNNNGNNNNSRYVKRRENGYSKRFAHVKWSHRNFEKKYEHVNNLRINVSNLNKNVPSFNEGNGKSEEHFNFINCETYGMNKKVGNRSAQSEEYYSQGDCKLPNEEEEEEEEEEEEEEEKEIRKKAYTNNEVEENGNTAEGTNGQVKLYKRGDDETEISNRNLNKNQHGEEIVYNDRNNMDNDLNGEQYNNTNEKLRKMRREEEKKKVMNWKEEEQTLLEEGLKIYKNLKNCPEKWEKISELVKTKNSDECLKRFLYCRFIVMKEKQKLENEMRKRETDAMETESMRIEVNDAHAMGIEAKGIRTNGTEEGKTEIEENNNEQPRDKEELEQDIDSDDMNINNNLNIKGKNLSLINVHIKNISLYKAVMLKFQLVCNRCCNTFDVTRTSKDPVQLVYTCINCNNSTVVEVYRNICFLENNCVCVLKFNQCSLMNLLTGDYSINCDNCGRKNLIKNVISGKEVNVNCQNCFTKMEFKYNDFSFDETINMNNAAIRKIDEMINKLLTKKKSTKKAVPTSNNLKIEKCKNVVKINNIEVKDGACKHFKKSHRLFKFPCCNKIFPCPTCHDLNSNHECSIARRVICGFCFREFDNDDICICQKDKKAKKSGNFWETIRAEKKKEIIDEKKFKKLKILKELKIY, from the exons atgaaaaataaggaaattaattttacacgcaattataaggaaaaaaattgcatACATAATAGTAGGGGAAgagaaaatatgaacagtaatagtaatagtaatagttaTAGTTATAGttatagtaatagtaatagtaatagtaatagtaatagtaatagtaatagtaatagtaatagtaatagtaatagtaatagtaatagtaatagttaTAGTTATAGTTATAGttatagtaatagtaatagtaatagtaatagtaatagtaataataataataataataataataataataataataataataataataataataataataataataataataataataataataataataataataataataatattacaaaaagtTTTGATTTAAATTTTGGTGGCAGttttaaaaatgcaaatGTGAATGTCAATTTGAAAGATGAACTTCCCAGGGATAGAAGTGTGTATAGCATGAACGAgacatgtaaaaatataccaCCATCCTTTGGCAGTGAAAAAAGTCATATCAAATTAATTGATTGTAACAGTTATTCACATAAAAGGAGTAGCGGAAATAActacagtaataataacaattataatGTTCATTTAGGTAATGTAAATTGCTACAGTAACTCAGTTAATTCTAACggaaaaactttttttaataaaaagcagAGCATGAACTTCAGCCTGCGCATTAACGATGCCCCAAGTGTCAACCGTCAAAGGGGAAACCTCCTTAGTGgtaacaataaaaatgatcgcaccgaaaaaataaatagtaataatatgatTCGTGAGATTGATAGGGGTAATAGAAGgtataatgaaaaatctAGAAGTAATAAAACAGTAGAAGGTGACAGAATCAATGAGAACGCTATTAGAAAGGAGTACCATAACAGAGGTTATTACAACAAGCCTGTTTATAATAGCAACtcaagtaaaaattattttaataataatgtaaaggTGTACACCAATGAGAATAACAATGATGGGAATAACAACAATGGGAATAACAACAATGGGAATAACAATGATGGGAATAACAACAATGGGAATAACAATGATGGGAATAACAACAAtgggaataataataatagtcgTTATGTAAAGCGCAGGGAGAATGGATATAGCAAAAGGTTTGCTCACGTAAAATGGTCGCACAGAaactttgaaaaaaaatatgaacatgtgAATAATTTACGTATAAATGTAAGTAatcttaataaaaatgttccTTCGTTTAATGAGGGGAACGGAAAATCGGAagaacattttaattttataaattgtgAAACATATGgtatgaataaaaaagtgGGTAATCGTTCAGCGCAATCTGAAGAATATTACTCTCAAGGTGATTGCAAACTGCCAAATGAGGAggaggaagaagaagaggaagaagaagaagaagaggaagaaaaagaaataagaaaaaaagcatatacTAATAATGAAGTAGAGGAAAATGGTAACACAGCTGAAGGAACAAATGGACAAGTTAAGTTATATAAAAGAGGAGACGATGAAACCGAAATTTCAAATAGAAATCTAAATAAAAATCAACATGGTGAGGAAATAGTATATAATGATAGAAACAACATGGACAATGATTTAAATGGAGAACAATATAACAACACGAATGAAAAATTGAGAAAAATGAGAAGagaagaagagaaaaaaaaagtaatgaaCTGGAAAGAGGAAGAACAAACATTACTTGAAGAGGGgctgaaaatttataaaaatttaaaaaattgcccagaaaaatgggaaaaaattaGTGAGCTTGTAAAGACAAAGAATTCTGATGAGTGTTTGAAACGTTTCCTTTATTGTAGATTTATAGtaatgaaagaaaaacaaaagctTGAAAACGAAATGCGCAAAAGAGAGACCGATGCGATGGAAACGGAATCGATGAGAATAGAGGTGAACGATGCACACGCAATGGGAATAGAAGCGAAGGGGATAAGAACGAATGGAACAGAAGAGGGAAAAACTGAAATAGAGGAAAACAACAATGAACAGCCTAGGGATAAGGAAGAGCTTGAACAGGACATAGATAGTGATGacatgaatataaataacaatttaAACATAAAAGGGAAAAACCTGTCCCTAATCAATGttcacataaaaaatatatcgcTATATAAGGCAGTGATGTTGAA GTTTCAGTTAGTTTGTAATAGGTGCTGTAACACGTTTGATGTTACAAGAACGAGCAAGGATCCTGTTCAGTTAG TTTACACGTGCATAAATTGCAACAACAGTACAGTTGTAGAAGTTTACAGGAACATTTGTTTTTTGGAAAACAATTGTGTCTGTGTTTTGAAGTTTAACCAGTGTTCATTAAtg AATTTGTTAACTGGGGACTACAGTATAAACTGTGATAATTGCGGAAGAAAAAATCTCATAAAAAATGTCATCTCGG GTAAAGAAGTAAATGTTAATTGTCAGAACTGCTTCACTAAAATGGAGTTCAAATATAACGATTTTTCTTTTGACGAAACGATTAACATGAATAATGCTGCCAtaagaaa AATTGACGAAAtgataaacaaattattaacgaaaaaaaagtCAACCAAGAAAGCTGTGCCCACATCGAACAATttgaaaatagaaaaatgtaaaaacgttgtaaaaataaataatatagaagTTAAGGACGGAGCGTgcaaacattttaaaaaatcccACCGGCTGTTTAAATTCCCTTGTTGTAACAAG atatTTCCTTGCCCAACTTGTCATGATTTAAATAGTAATCACGAATGTAGCATTGCAAGAAGAGTAATTTGTGGGTTTTGTTTTCGTGAATTTGATAATGatgatatatgtatatgtcaGAAGGATAAAAAAGCGAAAAAAAGTGGAAACTTCTGGGAg ACAATCCgtgcagaaaaaaaaaaagaaataattgaCGAAAAGAAATTTAAGAAGTTAAAGATACTAAAGgaattaaagatatattga